CAGTCATAACTAAACAACTTCagacccccccccccccctcaaATGTTAGCATTACCAACTCTCTGTGGGTGAACTTGAGAACAAGCAGACAATCAGAAACAATGAATGATTAAACAACTAGGAAATTTTTCTTCAAAAGGAAAATACTTATTACCCCAAATCACACATCGACCTTAGATTTTTTTCCAGAGGCAATTTGGAAGATTCTGAGGCCCATACTAAATGCCTCATTGAATAGGATCCTTGTCTGCATTGATTGGAATCCAGGCATCCATGAAAGAAATGCCACAGGGGCCATAACAATCACTCCAAACATTATGTCATAGAGGCGAGCCAAGGAAACCACTGCCCCCCAAAGTGGAGTGGACTGCAGACAGGGGCGAAGTACTTGGGAAATCAATAACATGCCCCATCCTGTGGGGATAAAAGCCAGCAAACTGGTGAATATATCCATAAATGTGAAATGTGTGAACTCAAGCAAGGCTACTATCACAACTATTCCGAACGTAATGACAAGAAACTGGATGAGACGATAGTATATATGTTCTCTTGCTGCATACTTTTCCCTAGCATATGTTATCACCCAAGAAATTGCAAAAGCAACAACAACATAAATCCAAGACAGAAAGTAAACAGTAATGCTGGTATTGTTGTCTGCAATGCCTAACTGGTAGACAATGCCATATTGGAAAAAGAAGAAACggaggtccaaaactatctccAGTAGCTTTCCCCAAAGCCCAGTTGTCCTTAAATGATCCTGCTCCTCATACCACCATCTTTCCCAACTCTGTTCGGCTTTTACAAACACGCCACCTTTGTACCAAATCCAgttcataaaatcatcaaaatcataCACTGTCTTCAACCAATCAAAGCCAGACGGATTGAAAACAAATGGAGCCATGATCCACGATACAACCAAGAACCAACTAGAGATGGTCATGGCTATGTAAACAAATGTGTCCTTGGCTATACTGCTGTGTGAGGCATAAACAATGAGTATCAACCCAAGCTCAATCGCCTTCACAAAATGGCTACGAGCATAGAGTCTATAATTCTCTGGAAAACCCTTGTGTTGCACAACAAAACCGCGACCAGTTGCCCGATATTTTGCACCTCCATGAAGGATAGTTCGACCAAAGAAGTGAGTTTTAGTTCCCATGGAGAATGTGTAGAAAATAGATGAGAGCTGAAGTTGCATCAGTAAGAACTCCCAGATAGCTTGGAGGAACCCAAGCTCAAGAGAGTTCTCTACTATCATTGGAAGAGCAGTGAAAAGGCCAAGTTGGATGATGAACTGCTGATTCAAAATAGCAGCAACTGCTTTATTGTTGCTGCTGTTACTGGCCATGGCAGAAGCCTCAATACCACTAAGAGCCAAATAGAGCCGGCCCCATAGAAATGCATATACTGTCAGAATGACCATCATTGTGTTGAAATAGAATCCCACAGTAGTATAAAAGAAGGACAGCATCCGGAAGAAATCCAATCTATGACCCAACCTATAGACATCTCTGCTAAGAACTTGCTCACCATTTCCACTGGCAACCTTGGCTTCAAACATGGAAACTTGATTCAACCCAACATCTCTTCCCTTACCAACTTGTATGTATTCATGGTGTGTGACATTGCCTCCTCGCAAAGTGCAGTTAAAGCCAGCAAAAATGTCTTCACTAATGTTAATAACCCTGGAAGCTTTACTGATGCCACCACGAGTGAAGAACCAAAACCTGTCAAAGACATCTGGATGGCCATAATGCATTCGAACTTTCAAAGGATTTGCCAGAACACGCTGTCCCAAGGTGACAAAACTTGTTTCTTGAGCTGACATAAACCATGCCAGTGATGAAACAGAACCAGTAAAAATGTGTTCCCTGACTCCCAAGATAGTAGGCCTTCGAATTCCATGGTAGTGCCTGTATTCTTCCAAAAGATTTCTCATTTTGAGAGCCTCCTCGAAATAGTTGTCTTGGTTCATATCAATAGTCTGCACTGCATCACCCCGAGTAAAAATGAGAGCATGATTTTGATTCTCTGGTTTTCCCTCTCCAAGTTTCAAGGGGCCAGGCAACTTGACCCTGTAAATTTCAACTTCCTTGTCCAACTGCTTATCATACTTGACAAGTACAGAGTAATACTCCTTCTCATCCCTCAAGGCATTCACCTCATCAACATAGGCAACTCGAAGGGCCTCATTAGttttcatcaaataaaatatttcatcagCATGGGCATCCTTCTTGGCCTTTTGAGTCCCATAAATCTGGCAGGCAACAACATATGTGTATTTCATCAAAGCAGTACCATATTCATGGCCTTTAAACGAAAAACTGACCGAACTACACTTCGTGCTTAAACCATTGAAAGGAGATTTTTCAGAATTAAAGCTATCTGAACCACCATCTCGCGTCATTGAACCAAGTTCTTGTGAACCCTCCCTGAAGTCCTCCTCCGAGGCAAAATCAAGAAAAGCCAGCATCTTAAGCGCACGGTAATAATACATCATTCCCCTTATAGTACGTGCCAGTGTCTGCCCTCTGTAAGATGCCCAAAGCCTAAGATCCCTCAACCTGCTTGTCCATAGCTCATCTTCCTTCACCATTCCTTCTCTCCGCATCCTTTCAATAAAGTTCTTCCATTCATCAGCATAAATTGTTTGCAAATAGTATATTATGGAAATCCCATCTTCATTCTCAGTTCGAAGCTGTTCTCTGCTGTACAGCACTTCTTCATTGTAATACGGGGTCAAGACACTAAAAGCCATCATTTTCTCAACTTGGGGAGCATGGGGCATTTTCATAAACAGGGAATTACTAAAAAAGGCAATTCTACGTCTGGCCTCAGGATT
This genomic interval from Manihot esculenta cultivar AM560-2 chromosome 12, M.esculenta_v8, whole genome shotgun sequence contains the following:
- the LOC110607205 gene encoding callose synthase 12; protein product: MSSLRHRSPPGPNRSNRAQEPDEEPYNIIPIHNLLADHPSLRYPEVRAAVNALRTVGNLRKPPYAEWHPSMDLLDWLALFFGFQKDNVRNQREHIVLHLANAQMRLTPPPDNIDTLDGTVLRRFRRKLLKNYTNWCSYLNKKSNIWISDSSSTDVRRELLYISLYLLIWGEAANLRFLPECICYIFHNIAMELNKILEDYIDESTGQPVMPSFSGDNAFLNSVVKPIYETIKAEVESSKNGTVPHSAWRNYDDLNEYFWTKRCFDKLKWPIDVGSNFFVISGKQKHVGKTGFVEQRSFWNLLRSFDRLWLMLILFLQFSIIVAWEGKTYPWQALEDRSVQVRVLTLFFTWSGLRFLQSLLDAVMQYSLVSRETMWLGVRMFLKSVVAAGWIIVFGVFYGRVWRQKNSDGRWSVEANKRIVNFLEVALVFVLPELLALALFIIPWVRNFLENTDWRIFYLLSWWFQSRSFVGRGLREGLFDNIKYTLFWVMVLATKFAFSYFLQIKPMIKPSRQLLNLKDVNYRWHELFSNSNRFAVGLLWLPVVLIYLMDLQIWYSIYSSFVGAAVGLFAHLGEIRNIQQLRLRFQFFASAIQFNLMPEEQLLNARGVLKSKLKDAIHRLKLRYGLGRPYRKLEPNQVEANKFALIWNEIIMTFREEDIISDQELELLELPENSWNVRVIRWPCFLLCNELLLALSQAKELVDAPDKWLWYKICKNEYRRCAVIEAYDSIKHLLLETIKINTEEHSIITVLFQEIDHSLQIEKLTKTFNMIALPHFHTKLIKLLELLNKPKKDLIQVVNTLQALYEIAVQDFLKEKRSTEQLREDGLAPRDPAAMSGLLFQNAVELPDASHETFYRQVRRLHTILTSRDSMQNTPKNPEARRRIAFFSNSLFMKMPHAPQVEKMMAFSVLTPYYNEEVLYSREQLRTENEDGISIIYYLQTIYADEWKNFIERMRREGMVKEDELWTSRLRDLRLWASYRGQTLARTIRGMMYYYRALKMLAFLDFASEEDFREGSQELGSMTRDGGSDSFNSEKSPFNGLSTKCSSVSFSFKGHEYGTALMKYTYVVACQIYGTQKAKKDAHADEIFYLMKTNEALRVAYVDEVNALRDEKEYYSVLVKYDKQLDKEVEIYRVKLPGPLKLGEGKPENQNHALIFTRGDAVQTIDMNQDNYFEEALKMRNLLEEYRHYHGIRRPTILGVREHIFTGSVSSLAWFMSAQETSFVTLGQRVLANPLKVRMHYGHPDVFDRFWFFTRGGISKASRVINISEDIFAGFNCTLRGGNVTHHEYIQVGKGRDVGLNQVSMFEAKVASGNGEQVLSRDVYRLGHRLDFFRMLSFFYTTVGFYFNTMMVILTVYAFLWGRLYLALSGIEASAMASNSSNNKAVAAILNQQFIIQLGLFTALPMIVENSLELGFLQAIWEFLLMQLQLSSIFYTFSMGTKTHFFGRTILHGGAKYRATGRGFVVQHKGFPENYRLYARSHFVKAIELGLILIVYASHSSIAKDTFVYIAMTISSWFLVVSWIMAPFVFNPSGFDWLKTVYDFDDFMNWIWYKGGVFVKAEQSWERWWYEEQDHLRTTGLWGKLLEIVLDLRFFFFQYGIVYQLGIADNNTSITVYFLSWIYVVVAFAISWVITYAREKYAAREHIYYRLIQFLVITFGIVVIVALLEFTHFTFMDIFTSLLAFIPTGWGMLLISQVLRPCLQSTPLWGAVVSLARLYDIMFGVIVMAPVAFLSWMPGFQSMQTRILFNEAFSMGLRIFQIASGKKSKVDV